From one Lycium barbarum isolate Lr01 chromosome 6, ASM1917538v2, whole genome shotgun sequence genomic stretch:
- the LOC132599982 gene encoding uncharacterized protein LOC132599982, protein MENSQQPLATESFSYSWLLNRKPSIDGLTESPRPSYNSDDDHDDEEHLKFIAYSKRFLEEAQNFNFDVHPVSESVHADEIFSDGHIMPLYHDRSKIESFQETSNNFNTSSISTPISTVSSGTSQADFLEKWRKFSGRILVKWYRLIKPFCKNLGSSRKSTAKVDDLQRKVSEIQSCKNTTADSSSFQGSPRRMMKSYSVVDWAGNGNDRRSTRTSKVKSLRKVKSWSNINSPQAYSPIKSPSTDHSTDVWRDMENAISDAILHCKRSLEQY, encoded by the coding sequence ATGGAAAATTCCCAACAACCTCTTGCCACAGAAAGTTTTTCATATAGCTGGTTGTTGAACAGAAAACCTTCCATTGATGGCCTAACAGAATCCCCTAGACCCTCttataatagtgatgatgatcaTGATGATGAGGAACACCTAAAGTTTATCGCTTATTCGAAAAGATTCCTGGAAGAAgcccaaaacttcaactttgaTGTTCATCCTGTTTCTGAATCTGTCCATGCTGATGAAATTTTCTCTGATGGACACATCATGCCTCTGTATCATGATAGATCAAAGATTGAATCTTTTCAAGAAACCTCCAATAATTTCAATACTTCATCAATTTCCACACCTATCTCTACAGTTTCTTCTGGAACTAGCCAAGCTGATTTTCTTGAAAAATGGAGGAAATTTTCTGGCAGAATCTTGGTTAAGTGGTATAGACTCATCAAGCCATTTTGTAAAAATTTAGGAAGTTCAAGAAAAAGTACTGCAAAAGTTGATGATCTTCAAAGAAAAGTAAGTGAAATTCAAAGCTGCAAGAATACTACTGCTGATTCTTCATCATTTCAGGGATCTCCTCGTCGAATGATGAAATCTTATTCTGTTGTCGATTGGGCTGGAAATGGTAACGACCGAAGAAGTACTCGTACTAGTAAAGTTAAGAGTTTGAGAAAGGTGAAAAGCTGGAGCAATATTAATTCACCACAGGCTTATTCCCCTATAAAAAGTCCTTCCACTGATCATTCTACTGATGTTTGGCGCGATATGGAGAACGCGATTTCTGATGCAATTCTGCACTGTAAAAGATCACTGGAGCAATATTAA
- the LOC132645515 gene encoding U11/U12 small nuclear ribonucleoprotein 59 kDa protein, translating to MQYPMNPQGLPPPFGRPLPPPLPGFPPASTTFWNTSNVIDHLKNLQDTVNLATALKKELEMLIRLKDKKENSEESSENVAGEGSIESFVKFMEHSRINMESQESLSLEAANALISKLRAQLEPFRAITNEMVPWEEKSASVRLANKMHKYKRNKLWRKRKRKRVAEKLAKEREQYDQIDAEADEWRAREIAKDIAKRKVEKMKEIAKLKAKEDKKRLESELELALIVEKLQELRSIRVQKLKKQGHFLPEEDDKFLEKVRAAVEEEERQAKAAADTDAVKDAIATAEVSRKTVQSQRPEPGDLHANTGAVKINQDQTTEEKDKSGPIPVNELEKGGSEEAGSASLHDSVANLPMEFYHYYYGSNHDLGTLIEVRRTWDAYIRPGGSRIPGHWVQPPPPADEIWASYLAKRK from the exons ATGCAG TATCCGATGAATCCACAGGGTCTACCACCACCATTTGGCCGACCGTTACCTCCACCATTACCGGGTTTTCCACCAGCTTCTACTACTTTCTGGAATACCAGCAATGTGATTGATCACCTCAAAAACTTACAGGATACTGTCAATCTTGCAACAGCTTT GAAGAAAGAGCTGGAAATGTTAATTAGGTTGAAAGACAAGAAAGAAAATTCTGAGGAGAGTTCAGAAAATGTGGCTGGTGAAGGCTCTATTGAGAGTTTTGTTAAGTTTATGGAGCATTCGAGGATCAATATGGAAAGCCAAGAATCGCTGTCGTTGGAAGCGGCTAATGCTTTAATATCAAAATTGAGAGCTCAGTTGGAACCTTTTAGGGCTATCACGAATGAGATGGTCCCGTGGGAAGAAAAATCTGCATCTGTTAGATTAGCAAATAAAATGCACAAGTACAAAAGGAACAAACTTTGGCGAAAGAGGAAGAGGAAACGCGTTGCAGAAAAGCTAGCAAAG GAACGAGAGCAATATGACCAAATTGATGCAGAAGCTGATGAATGGAGGGCCAGAGAGATAGCCAAGGATATTGCAAAACGCAAG GTTGAAAAGATGAAGGAAATAGCAAAGCTAAAGGCAAAAGAGGATAAAAAGAGACTAGAATCTGAG CTTGAGCTGGCATTGATAGTAGAGAAATTGCAAGAATTACGCTCCATCAGGGTTCAGAAGTTGAAGAAGCAAG GTCACTTTCTTCCAGAGGAGGATGACAAGTTTCTAGAAAAGGTAAGAGCTGCAGTTGAGGAAGAAGAGCGGCAGGCAAAGGCAGCAGCTGATACAGATGCTGTTAAGGACGCAATTGCAACTGCTGAGGTATCCAGGAAAACAGTTCAAAGTCAGAGACCGGAGCCTGGTGACCTGCATGCTAATACCGGTGCCGTTAAAATAAATCAAGATCAAACGACTGAGGAAAAAGATAAATCAGGTCCTATACCTGTCAATGAGTTAGAAAAGGGTGGATCTGAAGAGGCAGGCTCAGCCAGCTTACATGATTCTGTGGCAAATCTACCAATGGAATTTTATCACTATTACTATGGAAGTAATCATGATTTGGGAACTCTTATAGAG GTAAGAAGAACATGGGATGCATACATCAGACCTGGAGGAAG ccgAATACCTGGGCACTGGGTCCAACCACCACCTCCAGCAGATGAGATATGGGCATCCTACCTGGCGAAGCGTAAATGA
- the LOC132645516 gene encoding protein WHAT'S THIS FACTOR 9, mitochondrial-like: MNLLEKSLFSTLKSIATQNLYYNLQQHRSIVKVRLKWVKNRGLDHIIDVQTDLKAACLLNDAILRSPVGYLTAKSLNDSQKLLGLTVPTLRFIRRYPTLFEEFPHPKYQSLPCFKLTHIAKILHDQELKVFEDNESDLVERLSKVLMMTTNKMVALQSLRPLKWDLGLPDDFDKKLITKFPDHFRIVKGTNGLACLKLVQWPEKYAVSELQKMNEKGTTDDSSPPGYREFKRGKAALEFPMSFPRGYGAQKKVKAWMDEFQKLPYISPYEDSRGIDPNSDLMEKRVVGVLHEFLSLTLYKKTKRNYLRSLREELNLPHRFTRIFTRYPGIFYLSLKCKTTTVALREGYRRGRLVNPHPLTRHRDKFHHVMRTGLIYRSKGVDILPQLDNVVDEEETELTDEEEEIELTDECDGTSDAETGRDED; this comes from the exons ATGAATTTGTTAGAAAAATCTCTATTCTCAACCCTAAAATCCATAGCCACCCAAAACCTTTATTACAATCTTCAGCAACATAGAAGCATAGTAAAAGTCCGTTTAAAATGGGTGAAAAACAGAGGTTTAGACCACATTATCGATGTCCAAACAGATCTTAAAGCAGCTTGTTTACTAAATGACGCTATTCTCCGCTCACCAGTTGGTTATCTTACTGCTAAGTCACTTAATGACTCCCAAAAACTACTTGGACTTACAGTTCCTACACTTAGATTCATTCGAAGATACCCAACTCTTTTTGAGGAGTTTCCTCACCCAAAGTACCAATCTTTGCCTTGTTTTAAGCTTACCCATATTGCTAAAATTCTTCATGATCAAGAATTGAAGGTGTTTGAAGATAACGAGAGTGATTTGGTTGAAAGGCTTTCAAAAGTTCTTATGATGACTACCAACAAAATG GTGGCGCTGCAATCATTACGTCCTTTGAAATGGGATTTAGGATTGCCTGATGATTTTGATAAGAAATTAATTACGAAATTTCCAGATCATTTTAGGATAGTTAAGGGAACAAATGGATTGGCTTGCTTAAAGCTTGTTCAGTGGCCAGAAAAATATGCCGTCTCTGAGTTGCAAAAGATGAATGAGAAGGGCACAACAGACGATAGCAGCCCTCCGGGGTATAGGGAATTTAAAAGAGGCAAAGCTGCATTAGAATTCCCCATGAGTTTCCCAAGGGGATATGGAGCACAGAAGAAGGTCAAGGCGTGGATGGATGAGTTTCAGAAGCTGCCTTACATCTCACCGTATGAGGATTCAAGGGGAATCGACCCCAATAGTGATCTTATGGAAAAGAGAGTAGTTGGGGTTTTACATGAGTTCTTGAGCTTGACACTATACAAGAAAACAAAGAGAAATTACTTGAGGAGCCTGAGAGAGGAATTAAATCTTCCACATAGATTTACTCGAATATTTACTAGGTATCCAGGAATATTTTACCTCTCACTCAAGTGCAAGACAACGACTGTGGCATTGAGAGAGGGGTACCGTCGTGGGAGACTTGTAAATCCACATCCTCTAACACGCCACAGGGATAAGTTTCATCATGTTATGAGGACTGGGTTAATTTACCGAAGCAAAGGAGTGGACATTTTGCCTCAGCTGGACAATGTGGTTGATGAAGAAGAGACTGAATtgactgatgaagaagaagagattGAATTGACTGATGAATGCGATGGAACTTCTGATGCAGAGACAGGTAGGGATGAAGACTAG